The Deinococcus sp. KNUC1210 nucleotide sequence TGCAGCGCGGGTATGACGTGGCCCAGCCAGGGTAGGCCGAGCGCGTAGATCACCACGTTGCCCGCCAGCATCGCCAGCGCGGTGCCGGGCATGTGCCGATCCAGCCCGAAGCGCTCGACCAGCCAGCCCACCAGCGCCGCCGCCAGCACGAAGCCCGCCAGATAGCCGCCGGTCGGCCCCAGCACCTTCGCCAGCCCCGCGCCGCCGCCCGACAGCACCGGCAGCCCGACCGCGCCTGCCAGAACGTATGTCAGCAGGGCCAGGCCGCCGCGCTTCCAGCCGAGCGCCGCGCCCACCAGCAGCACGCCCAGCGTTTGCAGCGTGACCGGGACGGGTTTGAGTGGCAGTTCGACCTGGGCCAGCAGAGCTACCAGCGCCGCGCCGCCCAGCACCAGCAGAATGTTCGTCAGCAGGCTGGAGCGCGGAAAGGTCACGCCGCTGAGGGTGGGGAAGGTGGTGGGGATCATCTGGGGCGTCGGTACGTTCGTCATACGGTCTCCTTTGAAGCTGAATCGGAAGTCGGAGTCTGATGGCTGGGTGTTGCCTGGCTGAGCCTGCCGATGAGCTGCACGTCGCCCGCGCCGATGCGGTGCAGCGTGCCCTGGTCGTCCTGAACGAGCAGCGCTCCGTCCGGGCCGATGTCGTGGGCCAGGCCGCGCAGGGGGCCACTGCCGGTCTGCACCTCGACCCGCTGCCCCAGCGTGACCGACAGGGCGCGCCAGGCGTCGAGCACGGCACCTGCCGGAGCAGTGAGCCAGTAGTCGAAGGCGTCCAGCACGCCGAGAAGCAGCGTGTCGCGCCGGATCTCGGGCCGGAACTCGGACAGATGAGCCGCACCCGGCGGAGCTGACTGCACGTTCAGGCCCACGCCCAGCACCGCCCGCGCCACCTCCTCGCCGCGCAGGTCGGCTTCCAGCAGCAGGCCCGCCAGCTTGCGCCTGTTGCCGTCTGCACCAGCGGGCGACAGCAGATCGTTGGGCCACTTCAACCCGCCCACACCTGCC carries:
- a CDS encoding biotin transporter BioY; protein product: MIPTTFPTLSGVTFPRSSLLTNILLVLGGAALVALLAQVELPLKPVPVTLQTLGVLLVGAALGWKRGGLALLTYVLAGAVGLPVLSGGGAGLAKVLGPTGGYLAGFVLAAALVGWLVERFGLDRHMPGTALAMLAGNVVIYALGLPWLGHVIPALHGQALLSAGLTTFLLGDALKLALAVLLLPTAWKLLRR
- a CDS encoding biotin--[acetyl-CoA-carboxylase] ligase, with product MPVRLLRLLQSVPQSGDELAARLGIGRVRLHGLAHALQEQGFPVLVSRRGYALEAGTPAPHLLDLKGRAYRYLGTTSSTQDELKHWATDPVSAAPAGAVVLAERQNAGRGRRGRVWETGGHNLTFSLLLPPGLELSTLSLLPLAAGVALCQVTQTLAGVGGLKWPNDLLSPAGADGNRRKLAGLLLEADLRGEEVARAVLGVGLNVQSAPPGAAHLSEFRPEIRRDTLLLGVLDAFDYWLTAPAGAVLDAWRALSVTLGQRVEVQTGSGPLRGLAHDIGPDGALLVQDDQGTLHRIGAGDVQLIGRLSQATPSHQTPTSDSASKETV